The following is a genomic window from Manihot esculenta cultivar AM560-2 chromosome 9, M.esculenta_v8, whole genome shotgun sequence.
aaaaaaaaaacaaaagaaatgaGCGAGCATCAGCTTCGCTTATAGGTTCAGTAATCAGGGAAGTCATAGCTCAGACCACAGACCTCATCTGTCGGGGTCGGTTGTCGTTTGACTCAGTTTGGGTGTCATTCTGAAGGAACTGCCGATCGATACCATGCGATCTCTCCTCTATTATTTACGtgtataatttttatcatgaataatattataactattttaattattatttatggtatttttaatttatatattatatattgtaattttaattattaattagtgtaaaaattataattttataaaattataattaataaattataaaaaataatatgatttaaataaaattctcaaaatttcaTATTACTCGCTAAAAAATCGAAATTGATCTACCAAAAGAAGGAACACAAAGTACTTGGGCCATAGTTAATCATAAATTGCAAATTACCAAAATGTTTCTAACATGCTAGAACAAAACCAAAATCTCCGTAGCTGATCAAAATAGTATAAAAACGAAATACAAACAAGACTTCTAAATTTAAAACCTCCCCCCTGGTCTACCACCGGCACCACCTCTACCAAACACAAATTGGGTCACAGGCACAGCAACCGGGTCGACCTGAACAATCCCAGGAATATCACCCATACCTAGAGCAGCCAGCATATCAATAGTCTCCTTATCGACCTCAATCTGGTCAATTTTGATGGCGGAAACCTCAGGAACAAAGTCCATGCGGCGCTCGCGCTCTTCCTCCTGAAGCTTGAGTGAGATCCCGCGAACTGGACCCTTCTGGATTCGCTTCATGAGATGGGTAGAAAACCCGGCAATCTTGTTGCGGAGGCGCTTGGAAGGGATGATAGCGACCTCTTCAAGAATTTTCTTGTTAGTGTGGAAGTCGAGGGTCATGCGAGAGTAGTAGCGCTCGATCACTTGGCGTGAGGACTTCTTCACAGTCTTGGT
Proteins encoded in this region:
- the LOC110622249 gene encoding 40S ribosomal protein S17-3; this translates as MGRVRTKTVKKSSRQVIERYYSRMTLDFHTNKKILEEVAIIPSKRLRNKIAGFSTHLMKRIQKGPVRGISLKLQEEERERRMDFVPEVSAIKIDQIEVDKETIDMLAALGMGDIPGIVQVDPVAVPVTQFVFGRGGAGGRPGGRF